Proteins encoded together in one Desulfosporosinus meridiei DSM 13257 window:
- a CDS encoding DMT family transporter encodes MLNKSYWADLSLLLITLVWGSTFVIVKWAIVDLPPFPFLAVRFAIAFVSLLPFLWFQKKYLNWDTLLRGAAIGTFLFSGYAWQTVGLQYTTSSNAGFITGLSVVFVPTLVAVTTRKLPSRSLVLGVLFALIGLALLSLSNSFQLNNGDLMILVCAISFALHIYFVGRYAPSTNATVLASIQILTVSVLSGISSFIFPQPSINFSSTAWVGLLVTAIPATSIAFFVQSKMQQFTSSTHTALIFSMEPVFAAISAYFLAGEFLTPRGFLGAGLVLAGMLVVEFSGSKNEQLSK; translated from the coding sequence TTGCTTAATAAAAGCTATTGGGCAGATCTATCTCTGCTCTTGATTACCCTTGTTTGGGGATCAACCTTTGTCATTGTTAAATGGGCTATTGTAGATCTCCCGCCTTTTCCCTTTCTGGCGGTTCGCTTTGCCATCGCCTTTGTGAGTTTATTACCATTCCTCTGGTTCCAGAAAAAGTATCTTAACTGGGATACTTTACTTAGAGGAGCCGCGATTGGGACTTTCCTGTTCTCGGGCTATGCTTGGCAAACCGTGGGATTGCAATATACGACCTCCTCAAACGCAGGTTTTATTACCGGACTCTCTGTCGTATTTGTTCCGACTCTAGTAGCTGTAACCACAAGGAAGCTCCCCAGCCGAAGTCTCGTACTTGGGGTTCTCTTCGCTTTAATCGGTCTGGCTTTGCTTTCCCTAAGTAATAGTTTTCAACTCAACAATGGAGATCTGATGATTCTGGTTTGTGCCATTAGCTTCGCTTTACATATTTACTTTGTTGGGCGTTATGCTCCTTCAACTAATGCTACAGTATTAGCCAGTATCCAGATCCTTACGGTAAGTGTTTTAAGCGGCATTTCATCGTTTATTTTTCCCCAACCATCCATTAACTTTAGTTCAACGGCTTGGGTCGGCTTGTTGGTAACTGCTATCCCCGCCACTTCGATTGCCTTTTTTGTGCAGTCAAAAATGCAGCAGTTTACCAGTTCTACTCATACAGCCCTTATTTTTTCCATGGAACCTGTCTTTGCCGCCATCTCAGCCTATTTTCTGGCCGGCGAGTTTTTAACACCCAGAGGATTTCTTGGCGCAGGCTTGGTCTTAGCAGGTATGCTTGTTGTGGAGTTTAGTGGATCGAAAAACGAACAACTGTCCAAATGA
- the yihA gene encoding ribosome biogenesis GTP-binding protein YihA/YsxC — translation MIVIKKAEYVASAVKYEQYPVDGLPEIAMAGRSNVGKSSLINSFLGRRNLARTGNTPGKTQTLNFYRVNDAWFFVDLPGYGYAKVAKTVNAQWGPMMENYLKKREPLRAVIQIVDIRHAPSVEDVEMQQWLRTMEVPTMVVATKVDKISRGQLPKHLKVIANALEIPDVSLILPFSAQTGVGKKELNEAIEEILGLDLGGTEKA, via the coding sequence TTGATCGTCATTAAAAAAGCAGAGTATGTAGCTTCTGCTGTAAAATATGAGCAATATCCAGTGGATGGATTGCCGGAGATAGCCATGGCGGGACGGTCAAATGTTGGCAAGTCATCCCTGATCAACAGTTTTTTGGGACGCCGTAATCTGGCCCGAACAGGAAATACCCCGGGGAAAACCCAAACCTTGAATTTTTATCGGGTCAACGATGCCTGGTTCTTTGTGGATTTGCCGGGCTATGGCTATGCCAAAGTGGCCAAGACGGTAAATGCTCAATGGGGTCCAATGATGGAGAATTACCTCAAAAAACGTGAGCCCTTGCGGGCGGTCATTCAAATTGTGGACATTCGACATGCCCCCAGTGTTGAGGATGTGGAAATGCAGCAGTGGCTGCGTACAATGGAGGTTCCCACCATGGTTGTGGCAACTAAAGTTGACAAAATCTCACGGGGGCAGTTGCCTAAGCATTTAAAGGTTATTGCCAATGCTTTGGAAATTCCGGATGTTTCCCTGATCCTACCCTTTTCCGCACAAACAGGGGTTGGGAAAAAGGAGTTAAATGAGGCTATTGAGGAGATCTTGGGGTTAGATTTGGGGGGGACGGAGAAGGCCTGA
- a CDS encoding LysM peptidoglycan-binding domain-containing protein, whose product MDYARYIVNAGDTIYKIAKAYNVEMSEIIQLNHLKHPDRIYAGQVLLLPFPESSEPPSRPAPVQIPEPTFTYAMWLYEAYAGKDSELTAITTYLYQAVLLDRPEFDALLRPIAYDEMQHLEKLALALRHLGVDPKYGALSNGHWVDWRSRFVNYTTDLCQLLDSNIEDEARDHREYLELAAKIPIPEIQCILTEMAADEERHYHLFCQAKQQYCTEFCPPPPPCSPPPLYTPIEEPEPEPVVCLPGPHDGGRG is encoded by the coding sequence ATGGATTATGCACGATATATTGTTAATGCCGGGGACACCATCTACAAGATCGCTAAAGCCTATAATGTAGAAATGTCAGAAATTATTCAGCTTAACCATTTGAAGCATCCCGATCGAATCTATGCCGGTCAAGTTCTGCTGCTGCCCTTCCCCGAAAGCTCCGAACCACCCTCACGGCCCGCACCTGTACAAATTCCTGAACCTACCTTTACATATGCAATGTGGTTATATGAAGCCTATGCAGGAAAGGATTCGGAATTAACCGCCATTACTACCTATCTCTATCAAGCAGTACTCCTTGATAGACCGGAATTTGACGCCTTGCTGCGTCCTATTGCTTATGACGAAATGCAACACCTTGAGAAATTGGCCTTGGCCCTCCGCCATCTGGGTGTGGATCCCAAGTATGGTGCCTTGAGTAATGGTCATTGGGTGGATTGGCGATCCCGTTTTGTCAATTACACCACGGATCTTTGTCAACTTCTTGACTCTAACATTGAGGACGAGGCCAGAGACCATCGCGAATATTTGGAACTGGCGGCCAAAATTCCTATTCCGGAAATTCAATGCATTTTAACTGAAATGGCGGCTGACGAAGAACGACACTACCATTTATTCTGTCAGGCTAAGCAACAATATTGCACTGAATTTTGTCCACCACCGCCTCCCTGCTCTCCCCCCCCTCTTTATACTCCAATCGAGGAACCGGAGCCCGAACCGGTAGTTTGTTTACCGGGACCTCACGACGGAGGGAGAGGTTAG
- the lon gene encoding endopeptidase La → MTNERELPLLPLRGILVFPYMVIHLDVGRERSMAAIEKAMLDDRIILLTSQKETEIDSPNPDDLYEMGTIAEIKQLLKLPGGTMRVLVEGISRGRIIEYLEEEEYFRVSVEELAEAKRSMTPELETLVRGMTHQFEEYAKLGKRVPLETIGTVLAVEEPGRLADIVASHLNLKVPDKQTILEAMSVELRLERLTELIMREIELLELERRIGQRVRKQMDKAQKEYYLREQIKAIQKELGDKDERQAEADEYREKIAKAKCPKEVEEKALKEIERLEKMPPSSAEGTVVRTYLDWLLVLPWTKSSRDKIDLTRSEEILNQDHYGLEKVKERILEFLAIRKLTPKMKSPILCLVGPPGVGKTSLAKSISRSLNRKFVRMSLGGLRDEAEIRGHRRTYIGALPGRIIQGVRTAGTRNPVFLLDEIDKMSSDFRGDPASALLEVLDPEQNSTFTDHYLEVPFDLSQTLFVLTANTLHTIPRPLLDRMEIINISGYTEDEKLNIASRYLVPKQLEAHGLSKDVFTLEDDVLLKLLQGYTRESGVRGLERQVANLCRKIAVRWVKQEWEPHTLTVEDLESTLGAPRYHFQAAGKSPEIGAVTGLAFTEVGGVVLTVEVTPLPGKGRLTITGQLGDVMKESAQAAWTFVRAYANQLGIEEDFYDRTDLHIHVPEGATPKDGPSAGITMATAIASAIAKRYVRHDLAMTGEITLRGNVLPIGGVKEKVLAAHRAGIKVVVLPEENRKDLEEIPENVRKVLEFHFVSRIEEVLKLALLPLAHSDKVQENVPVHSYSQSGIPDTQPIREERPTTC, encoded by the coding sequence TTGACAAATGAACGTGAATTACCATTACTCCCGTTGCGTGGGATTCTTGTTTTCCCGTATATGGTTATTCATCTGGACGTAGGCAGGGAACGGTCTATGGCGGCAATTGAAAAAGCCATGCTTGATGATCGCATAATACTTTTGACGTCCCAGAAAGAGACCGAGATTGATTCCCCAAATCCGGATGATTTGTACGAGATGGGGACAATAGCCGAAATTAAGCAACTTTTAAAACTTCCGGGAGGCACCATGCGGGTTCTTGTTGAAGGGATTTCGCGGGGCCGAATTATTGAATACCTCGAAGAAGAAGAGTATTTCAGAGTTAGTGTTGAGGAGTTAGCCGAAGCAAAAAGATCCATGACTCCGGAATTAGAAACCTTAGTTCGAGGAATGACTCATCAATTTGAGGAATATGCCAAACTAGGTAAACGGGTTCCCTTAGAAACCATAGGGACAGTACTAGCAGTTGAAGAACCGGGGCGTTTAGCAGATATTGTGGCCTCTCACCTGAACTTAAAAGTTCCGGATAAACAAACCATCTTGGAAGCCATGTCTGTAGAACTTCGCTTAGAGCGCCTAACGGAACTGATCATGCGGGAGATTGAGCTCCTGGAATTGGAACGCCGGATTGGGCAAAGAGTGCGCAAGCAAATGGATAAGGCTCAGAAAGAATATTATCTGAGAGAACAAATAAAAGCCATCCAAAAAGAGCTTGGGGACAAGGATGAACGACAGGCCGAGGCAGATGAATACCGGGAAAAGATAGCCAAAGCCAAGTGCCCTAAAGAAGTCGAAGAAAAAGCTCTCAAAGAAATTGAACGTCTGGAAAAGATGCCTCCATCCTCAGCAGAGGGTACTGTTGTACGTACCTACCTAGATTGGCTTTTAGTTCTCCCTTGGACAAAATCCTCTAGGGATAAAATAGATTTAACTCGTTCGGAAGAGATTCTAAATCAAGATCATTATGGTCTGGAAAAAGTTAAAGAAAGAATTCTGGAGTTCTTAGCTATCCGCAAATTAACTCCAAAAATGAAAAGCCCAATTCTCTGCTTGGTCGGGCCTCCCGGGGTAGGAAAGACCTCCTTAGCCAAATCTATATCCAGATCCCTGAATCGCAAGTTTGTGCGTATGTCCCTAGGCGGCTTGCGTGATGAAGCTGAAATTCGCGGGCATCGTCGTACTTATATCGGGGCATTGCCGGGACGAATTATTCAAGGAGTACGCACAGCAGGAACACGAAACCCTGTTTTCCTGCTCGATGAGATTGATAAAATGTCCTCAGATTTTCGTGGTGATCCGGCTTCAGCTCTCTTAGAAGTCTTGGATCCGGAACAAAACAGTACCTTTACGGATCACTATCTCGAAGTACCCTTTGACTTATCCCAAACTCTGTTTGTTTTAACGGCTAACACATTGCATACAATTCCTCGTCCACTCCTGGACAGAATGGAAATAATCAACATCAGCGGATATACAGAAGATGAGAAACTAAATATCGCCAGTCGATATTTAGTGCCTAAACAACTGGAAGCCCATGGACTTAGCAAGGATGTATTTACCTTGGAGGATGATGTCCTGCTCAAGCTGCTTCAAGGGTATACCAGAGAATCCGGGGTGCGAGGTCTCGAGCGACAGGTAGCAAACCTTTGTCGGAAAATAGCTGTTCGCTGGGTGAAGCAGGAATGGGAACCTCATACCTTGACGGTTGAAGATTTAGAATCCACCCTAGGGGCACCCCGTTATCATTTCCAAGCAGCGGGAAAATCCCCGGAAATCGGTGCCGTAACCGGCCTGGCCTTCACCGAGGTAGGTGGTGTAGTACTAACCGTAGAAGTAACTCCACTACCGGGCAAGGGCAGGTTAACCATTACCGGACAATTAGGAGATGTGATGAAGGAATCAGCTCAAGCTGCGTGGACCTTCGTCCGGGCCTATGCCAATCAGCTGGGGATTGAAGAAGACTTTTATGATAGAACGGATCTGCACATCCATGTCCCCGAAGGTGCGACACCCAAGGACGGCCCTTCAGCCGGGATTACCATGGCCACAGCAATAGCTTCGGCAATCGCCAAACGCTATGTACGCCATGATTTGGCCATGACAGGTGAGATTACCTTGCGGGGCAACGTCTTACCAATCGGCGGTGTGAAGGAAAAGGTTTTAGCGGCCCACCGAGCGGGAATTAAAGTCGTCGTTCTTCCTGAGGAAAATCGTAAAGACCTTGAAGAAATCCCGGAAAACGTGAGAAAAGTCCTTGAGTTTCACTTCGTAAGCAGAATCGAGGAAGTCCTGAAACTGGCGCTTTTACCCTTAGCCCATTCAGATAAAGTCCAAGAAAATGTCCCGGTACACTCATACAGCCAAAGCGGAATACCGGACACCCAACCAATCCGAGAAGAACGGCCGACGACCTGCTAA
- a CDS encoding nitroreductase family protein — MNFLEIAQTRRSLRTYLDKPVEREKLEYVLECARLAPSWKNMQCWRFIVIDEAEGREAVAQSMGESNPGRKALMTAPLIVVLCAVPKESEVWEGKDNMMLDAGLAMEHLILAATEQGLGTCWQGLFSEETIRAALDIPDDVRVVAMTPLGYAAEERRPRPRKAMSEIVFHKKWGQA; from the coding sequence ATGAATTTCTTAGAAATAGCTCAAACTCGTCGCAGTCTACGAACCTATTTGGACAAACCTGTTGAGAGGGAGAAGCTGGAATATGTTTTAGAATGTGCTCGGCTTGCACCTTCTTGGAAGAATATGCAGTGTTGGCGCTTTATCGTAATCGATGAAGCAGAAGGGCGGGAGGCCGTGGCCCAAAGCATGGGGGAAAGCAATCCCGGACGCAAAGCCTTAATGACTGCACCGCTTATTGTGGTACTCTGTGCAGTCCCTAAAGAATCGGAAGTTTGGGAAGGCAAGGATAATATGATGCTTGATGCAGGACTTGCCATGGAGCATCTGATTCTGGCCGCGACAGAACAAGGTTTAGGAACCTGCTGGCAAGGACTCTTTTCAGAAGAAACAATTCGAGCAGCTTTGGATATCCCGGATGATGTTCGGGTTGTAGCCATGACTCCTTTGGGCTATGCTGCCGAGGAACGGCGTCCTCGCCCACGTAAGGCTATGTCTGAAATAGTATTCCATAAAAAATGGGGTCAAGCCTAG
- the lepB gene encoding signal peptidase I, whose protein sequence is MNKRWKGLLEAVEVLAVALILSLVVRTFILDNRIVPSGSMLPTIQLQDRLLVDKLLFKFSTIERKDIVVFHPTPSSGEKDDLVKRVIGLPGEKIEIKNGHVLVNETALEENYLLDKPDYQYGPVTVPADSYFVLGDNRPASNDSHMWGFLPKENITGKVWVRYWPLSSFGKLDR, encoded by the coding sequence TTGAATAAACGGTGGAAAGGTCTATTAGAAGCAGTTGAGGTTCTGGCGGTTGCTCTCATTCTATCCTTGGTAGTAAGAACGTTTATTTTAGATAATAGGATTGTGCCTTCAGGCTCCATGCTGCCAACTATTCAACTTCAGGATCGATTGCTTGTCGATAAACTTCTCTTTAAATTTAGTACAATAGAGCGTAAGGACATAGTAGTGTTTCATCCTACTCCCAGTTCCGGCGAAAAAGATGATCTTGTCAAAAGAGTTATTGGACTGCCCGGAGAGAAAATCGAAATAAAAAATGGGCACGTTCTCGTCAATGAGACAGCCCTTGAGGAGAATTACCTTCTGGATAAGCCTGATTACCAATACGGGCCGGTTACAGTTCCAGCCGACTCTTATTTTGTTCTCGGGGATAATCGGCCCGCCAGCAATGACAGCCACATGTGGGGCTTTTTGCCTAAGGAAAACATAACGGGGAAGGTTTGGGTTCGCTATTGGCCGCTTAGTAGCTTTGGGAAGCTGGATAGGTGA
- a CDS encoding cell wall-binding repeat-containing protein, with product MRKTKKALATLAIAGMTLSMLPFNALASGMPQRLAGLTAADTAVKIADQTGWTGSAILASSASYGMVDALTSGPLASFLEAPILLQEAGSELNEATKDELEKLEVKTVYVTSGTAVISQAVLDQLEEMDITVVPLGGKDRFETSANIANKMVELGASINKVAVAYGWLNQDALSISSIAAAQTQPILLTEVNSIPESVQDFLSENESIVATDVIGGTAVISEDVEAELPDATRHFGDTAYDTNLEVLKAFDDVLEYDKVFLANGETAIDALAGAPLAAQFKAGIVLTNGDANEGTEYIIDKLSASSIVTALGGTAVIADSVLSDIADAREAAAAKAAAIEKIDSIVLGADASGITMQDLIAAGVIATDVLEDNLADYQAAISAAADSALNSTAKIQEMVAAINAAKEAAEAKATAIAKIEGIEQSESAAAISLQDLIAAGVTSEDAIEANLEAYQAAISAAADEELDSTEKIQQMVSDVNDAEAAEVLAAAIAKIEDIEQNESAAAISLQDLIAAGVTSEDVIEANLEAYQTAISAAADAELNSTEKIQQMVSTVNAAQVVEETEAEVPTETETQE from the coding sequence ATGAGAAAGACCAAAAAAGCCTTAGCAACTTTAGCCATCGCAGGTATGACCCTAAGCATGCTTCCCTTCAATGCACTTGCTTCCGGTATGCCCCAACGTTTAGCAGGATTAACCGCAGCAGATACAGCGGTTAAAATTGCTGATCAAACCGGCTGGACAGGCTCTGCTATTTTAGCCTCTTCCGCCTCTTATGGGATGGTTGATGCTCTGACTTCCGGCCCTCTCGCCTCCTTCCTGGAAGCTCCGATTCTGCTCCAAGAAGCCGGATCTGAACTTAATGAAGCTACTAAAGATGAACTGGAAAAACTGGAAGTTAAAACTGTCTATGTCACTAGTGGAACTGCGGTAATCAGTCAAGCTGTCTTAGATCAACTTGAGGAAATGGATATTACAGTTGTTCCCCTAGGTGGAAAGGATCGCTTCGAAACTTCAGCTAATATTGCTAATAAAATGGTTGAACTGGGAGCCTCAATTAATAAGGTTGCCGTTGCTTATGGCTGGTTAAATCAGGATGCCCTTTCTATCTCCTCCATCGCTGCCGCTCAAACTCAGCCAATTCTCTTAACAGAAGTTAATTCAATACCTGAAAGTGTCCAAGATTTCCTCTCTGAAAATGAGAGCATTGTTGCCACAGATGTTATCGGCGGAACTGCTGTAATCAGTGAAGATGTTGAAGCTGAATTGCCTGATGCTACCCGTCATTTCGGAGACACTGCCTATGACACGAATCTAGAAGTGCTCAAAGCTTTTGACGATGTTTTGGAATATGATAAGGTTTTCTTAGCCAATGGGGAAACTGCCATTGATGCTTTAGCAGGAGCTCCTTTGGCTGCCCAGTTTAAGGCGGGGATTGTTCTGACTAATGGTGATGCTAATGAAGGCACGGAATATATCATTGATAAATTGTCAGCTAGCAGTATTGTAACTGCCTTAGGCGGTACTGCTGTTATTGCAGACAGTGTTCTCAGTGACATTGCTGATGCTCGTGAAGCAGCAGCTGCAAAAGCCGCTGCCATCGAAAAAATTGACAGCATTGTCCTAGGCGCAGACGCTTCAGGCATCACTATGCAGGATTTAATTGCTGCCGGGGTGATTGCTACTGACGTTCTGGAAGATAACCTGGCCGACTATCAAGCTGCAATTTCGGCAGCAGCAGACTCTGCCCTTAACAGCACCGCAAAAATTCAGGAAATGGTTGCTGCTATCAATGCTGCTAAAGAGGCAGCCGAGGCGAAAGCAACAGCCATCGCCAAAATCGAGGGTATTGAGCAAAGTGAATCCGCTGCAGCGATCAGCCTGCAAGACCTGATTGCTGCTGGGGTCACTTCTGAAGATGCTATTGAAGCTAATTTAGAGGCTTATCAAGCTGCCATCTCAGCAGCCGCTGACGAAGAGCTGGACAGTACTGAAAAAATCCAACAAATGGTATCTGATGTGAATGACGCTGAAGCAGCTGAGGTTCTAGCTGCAGCCATCGCCAAAATCGAAGATATTGAGCAAAACGAATCCGCTGCAGCGATCAGCCTGCAAGACCTGATTGCTGCCGGGGTTACCTCTGAAGATGTTATCGAAGCTAACTTAGAGGCTTATCAAACTGCTATCTCCGCAGCTGCAGACGCTGAACTGAACAGTACTGAGAAAATTCAACAAATGGTTAGTACTGTGAATGCAGCTCAAGTCGTTGAAGAGACAGAAGCAGAGGTTCCAACTGAAACAGAAACTCAAGAATAA
- a CDS encoding sodium:calcium antiporter, translated as MRDIGMLIISLGIILIGAEAFTNGIEWLGKRLRLGAGAVGSIFAAVGTALPETMVPIMAILGGVGPEGAEIGIGAILGAPFMLATVAFFITGVSALVFRRRNLPLRLDPKVVNHDLQFFLIVYFLAIVASFLPTQNLKNATAVCLVAAYGVYVYQTIRDCKDDCQHEELAPLYMERNSSFPSTGMILVQITLALVAIVFGADRFVNAVQPIAVAIGVPVFVLSLIITPIATELPEKFNSVLWVRKGKDTLAMGNLTGAMVFQSSVIPAIGIALTPWKLDPLALWSALLALGAAVIPFISLRRRGEILPTTLLIGGAFYLSFIWTVVRFSIH; from the coding sequence TTGAGAGATATAGGAATGTTGATAATAAGTCTGGGAATCATCTTAATTGGAGCGGAAGCCTTTACTAATGGGATAGAGTGGCTGGGAAAGAGACTAAGGCTGGGAGCAGGTGCCGTGGGCAGTATCTTTGCAGCTGTCGGAACTGCCTTGCCTGAAACCATGGTACCCATCATGGCTATTTTAGGAGGAGTAGGCCCCGAAGGAGCAGAAATTGGCATAGGTGCTATTCTGGGTGCTCCCTTTATGCTGGCGACGGTAGCCTTCTTCATAACCGGTGTTTCAGCCCTGGTGTTTCGCCGTCGGAATCTGCCTTTGCGTTTGGATCCTAAAGTTGTCAATCATGATCTGCAGTTTTTTCTGATTGTCTATTTTCTGGCCATTGTAGCATCTTTCTTACCCACCCAAAACCTTAAAAATGCTACGGCAGTGTGCTTGGTTGCAGCCTATGGTGTTTATGTCTACCAAACAATCCGTGATTGCAAGGATGATTGCCAGCATGAGGAATTAGCGCCCCTTTATATGGAAAGGAACTCTAGTTTCCCCTCAACAGGCATGATTTTGGTACAAATTACCCTGGCTTTAGTAGCCATAGTTTTTGGAGCGGATCGTTTTGTCAATGCTGTACAACCGATTGCGGTGGCAATTGGGGTTCCGGTATTTGTGCTATCTTTAATTATCACGCCTATTGCCACAGAGCTGCCGGAGAAGTTCAATAGTGTGCTTTGGGTACGTAAAGGAAAGGATACTCTGGCCATGGGGAATTTGACCGGAGCAATGGTCTTTCAAAGCTCTGTGATTCCGGCAATCGGAATTGCCTTAACTCCCTGGAAGCTGGATCCTTTAGCCTTGTGGAGTGCCCTGCTGGCCTTAGGTGCAGCCGTAATTCCCTTTATATCTCTGCGGCGCAGAGGGGAGATTCTTCCTACGACTCTCCTGATAGGAGGAGCCTTTTACCTATCCTTCATTTGGACAGTTGTTCGTTTTTCGATCCACTAA
- a CDS encoding ATP-binding protein translates to MIQRIEYLNQLISGREKQIIKVVTGVRRCGKSTLFTLYIDFLKSAGVSEEQIVSINLEDVEHEKLLNYKALYDYVKERLCEDRYTYVFIDEVQNCKSFEKAVNSLFIKPNVDVYITGSNAYMLSGELATLLSGRYITIDMLPLSFKEYCESSCSAGKTIPENFNDYLRFGSFPYIAMIERRDTVVRPYLEGIYSTILLKDVAKREGITDVSLLENIIKFVAASVGSPISSKKISDTINSSGRKISVNTVEHYLRALTDSYIFYKVERYDIKGKQHLKTLGKYYLVDSGIRNLLLSTSSSDLGHMIENVVYLELLRRGSKVNIGKLYEKEVDFIASDMNGRTYYQVSASVLDESTLNRELEPLRKIADNYPKILLTLDDIGVGRNFAGIRHLNLLDWLQKAES, encoded by the coding sequence GTGATTCAACGCATAGAGTATCTAAATCAGCTGATCTCCGGACGCGAGAAACAAATCATTAAGGTTGTAACCGGCGTTCGACGCTGTGGAAAATCCACTTTATTTACCTTGTATATTGACTTTCTAAAATCTGCTGGCGTTTCCGAAGAGCAGATTGTTTCGATTAATCTTGAAGACGTGGAACATGAAAAACTATTGAACTACAAAGCGTTATATGACTACGTAAAGGAACGTCTATGTGAGGACAGGTATACTTATGTTTTTATTGATGAGGTGCAAAATTGCAAATCTTTCGAGAAGGCTGTAAACAGCCTTTTTATTAAACCAAATGTAGATGTCTATATAACCGGCTCAAACGCTTACATGCTTTCTGGCGAGCTAGCGACGCTGCTCTCCGGACGCTACATCACTATTGATATGCTTCCCTTATCTTTTAAAGAGTATTGTGAATCATCTTGCAGTGCTGGAAAAACTATACCGGAGAACTTTAATGATTATCTTCGATTCGGCTCTTTCCCTTATATTGCCATGATAGAACGGAGGGATACAGTCGTTAGACCGTATTTGGAAGGTATTTACAGCACGATTTTGTTAAAGGATGTCGCTAAAAGGGAAGGCATAACCGACGTTTCTCTTCTGGAAAACATAATAAAATTTGTCGCTGCAAGCGTGGGAAGTCCTATCTCTTCTAAAAAAATCAGCGATACTATTAACTCTAGCGGACGGAAAATTTCGGTCAACACTGTTGAACATTACCTGCGCGCCTTGACGGACAGTTATATTTTCTACAAAGTTGAGCGTTACGACATCAAAGGCAAACAGCATCTAAAAACACTGGGCAAATACTATCTTGTAGACTCTGGTATTCGTAATTTGTTACTTTCCACTTCATCCTCCGACCTTGGTCATATGATTGAAAACGTGGTATACCTGGAGTTACTCAGGCGCGGATCTAAGGTCAATATCGGCAAACTCTACGAAAAAGAGGTTGACTTTATTGCCAGCGATATGAATGGAAGAACCTACTACCAGGTATCTGCCTCGGTACTCGATGAAAGCACTTTGAACCGCGAACTGGAACCTCTACGAAAAATTGCGGACAATTATCCTAAAATTCTTTTGACCCTTGACGATATTGGCGTCGGAAGGAATTTTGCAGGTATCCGCCATCTCAATCTGCTTGACTGGCTTCAGAAAGCGGAATCATAA
- a CDS encoding TIGR04086 family membrane protein, with product MGSYVLRGITTALLITVLTLFAGIAWSSMGLQGLSISQLIDIGLLASCLIGGYRTAKESKLWFLGGVTGAGYVAVGTLLLALFLPISVMGFIQVLAEGTLIGLVAGAFGAGNSRKAASVWNERRENQDYALAYAGYGKDAGDNNYGRDNNYNKYSYDRDNNYDSDSDNDWDREEEYVPRVKTSGPKWLEGTDGELPELPRTTSDSVVEWPWDREPAIEYENRNTNQTTTTSKYANQDIHNYTDRSKNNYWTETTEPRLETNDIVVLNRGKEQAKPWWE from the coding sequence GTGGGTTCATATGTCTTAAGAGGAATTACAACAGCCTTGCTTATAACGGTTTTGACTCTTTTTGCGGGCATAGCCTGGAGTTCTATGGGGCTACAAGGATTAAGCATTTCCCAACTCATAGATATTGGGCTCCTGGCGAGTTGCCTAATAGGTGGTTATCGTACGGCAAAAGAAAGTAAACTATGGTTCTTGGGGGGAGTGACCGGAGCAGGATATGTGGCAGTAGGAACCCTCCTATTAGCCTTGTTTTTGCCAATTAGTGTCATGGGTTTTATTCAAGTTTTAGCCGAAGGAACTTTGATTGGTCTAGTGGCAGGAGCCTTTGGAGCGGGAAATAGCAGAAAGGCTGCCAGTGTATGGAATGAGCGGAGGGAGAACCAGGATTACGCTCTAGCATATGCTGGATATGGCAAAGATGCAGGGGATAATAATTATGGCAGGGATAATAACTACAATAAGTATAGCTATGATAGAGATAATAACTATGATAGCGACAGCGACAATGATTGGGATAGAGAAGAGGAATATGTTCCGAGGGTTAAAACTTCCGGGCCAAAATGGCTTGAAGGGACGGATGGCGAGTTGCCGGAGTTACCCCGAACAACGTCTGATTCAGTGGTAGAGTGGCCCTGGGATAGAGAGCCTGCTATAGAGTATGAGAATCGAAATACAAATCAAACTACAACTACAAGTAAATATGCAAATCAAGATATACATAATTATACAGATAGGAGTAAAAATAATTATTGGACAGAGACCACAGAGCCTAGGTTAGAGACAAATGATATAGTTGTACTGAATAGAGGGAAAGAACAAGCAAAGCCTTGGTGGGAGTAA